In Carya illinoinensis cultivar Pawnee chromosome 7, C.illinoinensisPawnee_v1, whole genome shotgun sequence, the following are encoded in one genomic region:
- the LOC122317170 gene encoding sugar transport protein 5, whose protein sequence is MAVGAFAVDGPGTGTGFQGKITASVVITCIVAASSGLIFGYDIGISGGVTTMVPFLRKFFPSILRKAAGAKTNIYCVFDSQVLTSFTSSLYIAGLASSLVASRLTAAIGRKNTMVLGGCTFLTGAAINGGAANIAMLILGRILLGFGVGFTNQATPVYLSEVAPPKWRGAFNTGFQFFIGIGVVTANCINYGTAKHSWGWRLSLGLAMVPAAIMTVGALIITDTPSSLVERGKLTQAKQSLVKVRGTDAEVEAELADLIKSSEVSKAAKREPFFTIFDRQYRPHLVMSIAIPFFQQVTGINIIAFYAPVLFQSVGFGSDSALIAAIILGLVNLCSILVSTFVVDRYGRRFLFLVGGIQMFLCQVAVAAVLAATTGVSGTKHISKGYAILVLVLMCTYAAGFGWSWGPLSWLIPSEIFPMKIRPTGQSISVAVNFGTTFVLSQTFLSMLCHFKYGTFLFYAGWIAAMTIFVALFLPETKGIHLDSMYEVWEQHWYWRRFVRRQP, encoded by the exons atgGCCGTGGGAGCTTTCGCCGTGGACGGACCGGGCACGGGTACCGGATTCCAAGGCAAGATAACAGCTTCAGTGGTAATCACATGCATCGTTGCTGCTTCCAGTGGCCTTATATTCGGATATGACATCGGAATTTCAG GAGGCGTAACAACAATGGTACcatttttgagaaaattctTCCCATCAATACTGAGAAAGGCAGCAGGAGCCAAGACAAACATATATTGCGTGTTTGATAGCCAGGTTTTAACATCATTCACATCTTCACTCTACATAGCAGGGCTGGCATCGTCCCTTGTAGCCAGCCGACTCACAGCAGCAATTGGCCGCAAAAATACCATGGTGCTTGGTGGCTGCACCTTTCTTACCGGTGCTGCCATCAATGGCGGGGCGGCCAATATTGCCATGCTCATCTTGGGCCGTATCTTGCTAGGTTTCGGGGTTGGTTTCACAAACCAG GCAACTCCGGTGTACCTCTCGGAGGTGGCACCACCCAAATGGCGAGGTGCATTCAACACAGGTTTCCAATTCTTTATCGGTATTGGGGTGGTTACAGCCAACTGTATAAACTACGGCACTGCCAAGCACAGCTGGGGGTGGCGTCTCTCCCTCGGCCTTGCCATGGTACCCGCTGCTATTATGACAGTAGGGGCACTTATTATCACAGACACGCCCAGTAGCCTCGTGGAACGAGGCAAGCTCACGCAAGCTAAGCAATCCCTTGTCAAAGTTCGAGGTACTGATGCAGAAGTGGAAGCTGAACTGGCTGATCTCATCAAGTCGAGTGAAGTTTCTAAAGCGGCTAAAAGGGAGCCATTTTTCACTATATTCGACAGGCAATACCGACCACACCTTGTAATGTCGATTGCgataccattttttcagcaggTGACTGGGATCAATATTATTGCGTTCTATGCACCAGTTCTTTTCCAATCGGTGGGTTTTGGTAGCGACTCTGCCTTAATAGCAGCCATTATACTCGGGCTGGTCAACTTGTGCTCAATCCTTGTGTCCACGTTCGTCGTTGATCGGTATGGCCGAAGATTTCTGTTCTTGGTGGGTGGGATTCAAATGTTTTTGTGCCAG GTCGCCGTGGCTGCTGTGCTAGCAGCTACAACAGGTGTTTCGGGCACGAAGCATATCTCAAAGGGCTACGCTATATTGGTACTGGTTCTAATGTGCACCTACGCTGCCGGTTTTGGGTGGTCATGGGGTCCTCTGAGCTGGCTCATTCCGAGCGAAATATTTCCAATGAAAATCCGGCCCACAGGACAAAGCATTAGCGTTGCTGTGAACTTCGGAACCACGTTTGTGCTATCTCAAACATTTTTATCCATGCTGTGCCACTTCAAATATGGCACTTTCCTGTTTTATGCCGGCTGGATCGCGGCTATGACTATTTTTGTTGCACTTTTCTTGCCGGAGACAAAAGGAATACATTTAGATTCGATGTATGAAGTGTGGGAGCAGCACTGGTATTGGCGCCGCTTTGTGCGGAGGCAGCCTTAG
- the LOC122315064 gene encoding uncharacterized protein LOC122315064, with translation MGRKPHLIRSNASPESCMAPSESSSIVNDFVMESPTCWCGLKTPLKTSHTKKNPGRRFFACPNYNTGDARCEFFVWLDILTLLEENFRVRENKASCCWEDVLQRDYDVRKREEKVRDAVKNLKKQKQKLLMMYWVLTFVVVFAWFG, from the exons ATGG GGAGGAAACCCCACTTGATCCGGTCCAACGCTAGTCCAG AATCATGCATGGCACCATCCGAATCATCATCTATAGTTAATGATTTTGTGATGGAGTCACCAACTTGTTGGTGTGGTTTAAAAACACCACTAAAAACATCCCACACCAAAAAAAATCCCGGAAGGAGGTTTTTTGCATGCCCAAATTATAATACG GGAGATGCTCGGTGTGAATTTTTCGTTTGGTTGGATATACTAACTCTACTAGAGGAGAATTTTCGTGTCAGAGAGAATAAGGCTTCTTGTTGCTGGGAGGACGTATTACAGCGCGACTATGACGTTaggaaaagggaagaaaaagtcCGAGACGCTGTGAAGAATCtgaaaaaacagaaacaaaagttACTAATGATGTACTGGGTTTTGACATTTGTAGTTGTCTTTGCTTGGTTTGGATAA
- the LOC122315063 gene encoding protein FAR1-RELATED SEQUENCE 5-like, translated as MANPFDEDFNPFENPFEHMPPYMPYTPPSNPEDLTPTAPPESTAAEFEKNVGCSSRIIDEDVHDAHEMVFDINEDLEGTTDVQEDEVPVDAPRSGMEFASVKDLTAYYKHYAKQQGFGVRIQRTRRDDDGRPVYVTVGCARGGKYQPKNSDMSKPRPTTRTDCKARVNATLSKTDKWVFTTVENIHNHVTVSPKKTRLLRSHKVLDEYSQRVLDLNDRAGIRMNKNFFSLVVDAGGYDNLQFQEKDCRNYIDKARYLRLGKGGGDALNQYFKRMRDKNDGFVSVMDVDDEGRLRNVFWADARSRAAYEYFGDVVTFDTTYLTNRYGMPFAPFVGVNHHGQSILLGAGLLSSEDTTTFVWLFQMWLDCMNGRAPCSIITDQDRAMKSAIAIVFPNTRHRFCLWHILRKLPEKLGSHALFNAGLKTDIQTTLYDSQTIPEFEESWGELLEKYDLVSNKWLEALYEERSFWVPVYLKGEFWAGMSTTQRSESMNAFFDGYVHSGTTLKEFVDQFDNALRKKVEVETLADFKSINQTIPCVSHFNIEKQFQSVYTNAKFKELQRELLGLMACNCSLVSTEGSILKYDVLDEISIDELIKTVNYSVYFNEKEVEVRCTCGLFETRGILCRHALRVCQLKKIKELPSVYVLDRWRKDVKRRYTLLRSSYDDHGDREDSRNYELVVKRCLKLATKIASNNEKVHAFLSVVDDFEKKCEDSTVDSTLIHTKEKADVVLDKGKKILSPNVVRGKGRPPSKRRVPPVEKMVTKKSKRTCRKILADESGLDDNPGSQHPQFSDGVYVGTQNSIITQSTPPGNENL; from the exons ATGGCCAACCCATTTGATGAAGACTTTAACCCATTTGAAAATCCATTTGAG CATATGCCACCTTATATGCCATACACTCCACCAAGTAATCCGGAAGACCTGACACCTACAGCGCCCCCTGAGTCAACTGCTgctgaatttgaaaaaaatgttggGTGTTCATCACGAATTATTGATGAGGATGTTCATGACGCCCATG AAATGGTATTCGACATAAATGAAGATTTAGAGGGTACCACTGATGTCCAGGAAGATGAGGTACCAGTTGATGCACCCAGATCCGGTATGGAATTTGCAAGTGTGAAAGACCTGACAGCCTACTATAAGCATTATGCGAAACAACAGGGTTTTGGTGTACGGATACAGAGGACTAGgagagatgatgatgggaggCCAGTTTATGTGACAGTTGGTTGTGCCCGTGGCGGAAAGTACCAACCTAAGAACAGTGATATGTCGAAACCACGGCCAACAACTAGGACGGATTGTAAGGCCAGAGTAAATGCGACATTGAGTAAGACTGACAAGTGGGTTTTCACCACTGTAGAAAATATACACAACCATGTAACTGTAAGCCCCAAGAAGACTAGGCTATTGCGATCTCACAAGGTTCTAGATGAATACAGCCAAAGGGTCCTTGACTTGAATGATCGAGCGGGTATACGGATGAATAAgaactttttttctcttgttgTTGATGCGGGAGGTTATGACAATCTTCAGTTTCAGGAGAAAGATTGTCGGAATTATATTGATAAAGCCAGATATTTACGGTTGGGTAAAGGAGGTGGAGATGCACTTAATCAGTATTTCAAAAGAATGAGAGACAAGAATGATGGGTTCGTTTCTGTCATGGACGTGGATGATGAGGGGAGGTTACGGAATGTCTTTTGGGCTGATGCTCGTAGTCGAGCGGCCTATGAGTATTTTGGCGATGTAGTAACCTTCGATACTACGTACCTAACAAATAGGTACGGGATGCCTTTCGCTCCATTCGTTGGTGTTAACCATCATGGGCAATCCATATTACTAGGGGCAGGATTGCTTTCGAGTGAGGACACAACCACTTTTGTGTGGTTATTTCAAATGTGGTTGGATTGCATGAATGGTCGGGCCCCCTGTTCCATCATAACCGACCAAGATCGGGCCATGAAGAGTGCtattgccattgttttccccaaCACTCGTCATAGATTTTGTTTATGGCATATCTTGCGCAAACTTCCAGAGAAGTTGGGGTCTCACGCACTGTTCAATGCGGGGTTGAAGACTGACATTCAGACAACATTATATGATTCACAGACCATCCCCGAATTTGAGGAGAGTTGGGGTGAACTACTTGAGAAGTATGATCTGGTCAGCAATAAATGGCTCGAAGCCTTATATGAGGAAAGATCTTTTTGGGTTCCAGTTTACTTGAAAGGTGAATTTTGGGCTGGTATGAGCACGACCCAAAGGTcagaaagcatgaatgcatttttcgATGGCTATGTGCATTCCGGAACGACATTGAAGGAATTTGTTGATCAGTTTGATAATGCACTTAGAAAGAAGGTCGAGGTCGAGACACTTGCTGATTTCAAATCTATCAACCAGACTATTCCCTGCGTATCTCACTTCAACATAGAGAAGCAATTCCAATCCGTATATACAAATGCAAAATTCAAAGAGCTCCAAAGGGAGTTGCTAGGCTTAATGGCTTGTAATTGTTCGTTGGTAAGCACAGAAGGGTCAATTTTAAAATACGATGTGTTGGATGAAATTAGTATTGACGAGCTCATTAAAACAGTCAATTACTCAGTATACTTTAATGAAAAGGAGGTGGAGGTGCGATGCACGTGTGGACTATTTGAAACTAGGGGGATTCTATGTCGGCATGCACTTAGAGTTTGTCAATTGAAGAAGATTAAAGAGCTGCCAAGTGTATATGTCTTGGATCGCTGGAGAAAGGACGTAAAGAGGAGATACACCTTACTCAGAAGTAGCTACGATGACCATGGTGACAGAGAGGATAGTCGGAATTATGAGCTTGTTGTTAAGAGATGTTTGAAATTAGCAACCAAAATAGCctcaaataatgaaaaagtCCATGCATTCCTAAGTGTTGTTGATGACTTTGAGAAAAAATGTGAAGACTCAACAGTAGACTCGACACTCATTCATACGAAGGAGAAAGCAGATGTGGTATTGGATAAGGGGAAAAAGATATTAAGCCCAAATGTGGTACGAGGAAAAGGGAGACCCCCAAGTAAGAGGAGGGTTCCACCTGTGGAAAAGATGGTCACAAAGAAAAGCAAACGG ACATGCAGGAAAATCTTGGCAGATGAATCAGGATTGGATGACAACCCGGGATCTCAACACCCCCAATTTTCTGATGGGGTATATGTTGGGACACAAAACAGCATTATTACACAATCCACACCACCAGGAAATGAG AATTTGTGA
- the LOC122316949 gene encoding serine/arginine-rich splicing factor SC35-like: MSHFGRAGPPDIRDTFSLLVLNITFRTTADDLFPLFDKYGKVVDVFIPRDRRTGESRGFAFVRYKYADEAQKAVEKLDGKIVDGREIMVQFAKYGPNAERIHKGRIIETTSKTSGRSRSRSPRPRYRDENRDRDYRRRSRSRSRERYDHDRYRRRERDRRRRSRSRSASPDHHKDRWRGRHEDDRRSRSRSNDSASPAGCSPHPRRTLSPRRTPGVDSPDAQTSNGASVPKTVLPHTRVDSQSPTPQRSDADE; the protein is encoded by the exons ATGTCGCACTTTGGGAGAGCAGGCCCTCCTGACATCAGAGACACCTTCTCCCTACTCGTCCTCAACATCACTTTCC GAACAACCGCTGATgatctttttcctctcttcgaTAAGTACGGCAAGGTCGTCGACGTATTTATTCCCCGAGACcgaag GACCGGAGAGTCGCGAGGTTTCGCATTTGTTCGATACAAGTATGCGGACGAGGCACAGAAAGCGGTGGAGAAACTCGATG ggaAAATTGTCGATGGCAGAGAGATTATGGTCCAGTTTGCCAAGTACGGCCCAAATGCCGAGCGAAT ccacAAGGGAAGGATAATAGAGACAACTTCAAAGACAAGTGGGAGGTCAAGAAGTCGTAGCCCTCGTCCTAG GTATCGGGATGAAAACAGGGACAGGGATTATAGAAGGAGAAGTCGCAGCAGAAGTAGGGAGCGATATGATCATGACAGGTACCGCAGGAGGGAAAGGGATCGTCGTCGCCGTAGCAGGAGCCGTAGTGCAAGTCCTGATCATCACAAAGATCGTTGGAGAGGCAGACATGAAGATGACCGGCGAAGTCGAAGCCGTTCCAATGATAG TGCTTCCCCTGCTGGGTGCAGTCCTCATCCTCGGAGGACTCTATCTCCACGTAGGACACCTGGTGTTGACAGTCCTGATGCCCAGACTAGTAATGGAGCTTCTGTTCCAAAAACTGTTTTGCCACATACCCGTGTTGATTCTCAAAGCCCAACTCCACAAAGATCTGATGCTGAT GAATGA
- the LOC122317269 gene encoding MDIS1-interacting receptor like kinase 2-like isoform X1, translating into MGASALEKVCTLVSFVLFVGLVSSPNAAFASASSEEAAALLKWKNSLQNDTHNNLPTWTSIPNSPRNSSANPNHSASPCTWFGIACNSIGSVIRINLPNSSLQGTLHGFSFSSLPNVAYVDLSMNNLLGRIPSQISSLSKLIYLDLSINQLSGKIPPEIGLLTNLQVLHLSENQLNGSIPKEIGRLVSLIELHLATNSLDGFIPISLCNLSNLAFMHLYENELSGFIPQEIGNLSNLVELFVDTNHLTGPIPSTLGNLKRLTYLYMYDNSFSGSIPPEVGDLKSLKELSFFGNHLHGSIPASLGDLGNLSLLHLYGNNLSGTIPKEMGNLKNINDMELSENQLHGSIPTSFAKLSNLEILFLRDNQLSGQIPKGFGDTMNLLNLQLDTNQFTGYLPENICRGGSLQNITANNNHFTGRVPSSLKNCTSLIRVRLDSNQLIGDISDDFGVYPNLRFIDLSNNRFFGRISSNWGQCQQLQTLRISGNNVSNTLPLTIGNSTQLRVLDLSLNHIVGVIPKEIGRLSSIVKLMLNGNQLSGTIPSEFGSLTRLEYIDMSTNKLSKSIPNNFGNFVHLNFFNLSYNNFSGALPIQLLSLSQITTLDMSFNSLDGEIPSEIDKMQSLETLNLSHNDLSGFIPPAFEKMHGLLQVDISYNELKGPIPDCKAFQIAPIEALQGNKELCGNITGLQPCNPSMIHKHSSKKNQKFIFLVTFPILGALMVLLVCFRIFFIVRRRNKGPQSEKVNLYKEVVSVSTFNGRTMYQDIIKATNDFDGIYCIGKGGYGSVYKVKLPSGEIVAVKKLHTLRDSENEFQKEFLNEIRALTEIRHRNIIKFHGFCSSAQYSFLVYQYLERGNLAAILENEDSAKVLDWSKRLIIIKGVAYALSYLHHDCTPPIIHRDISSSNILLDSQYEARVSDFGCAKLLKLDSSNWTSLAGTYGYIAPELAYTMKPTEKCDVYSFGVLALEVIKGKHLGDFISILQSSSDKEKIQLMDVLDQRLPSPTLRVEDELMVVVKLATDCLNVHPQSRPTMHMISKVLSAHARHAFLERPSM; encoded by the exons ATGGGAGCATCAGCCTTAGAGAAAGTATGCACTCTAGTCTCCTTTGTCTTGTTTGTTGGGTTGGTTTCGTCACCAAATGCTGCTTTTGCTTCTGCTTCTTCCGAAGAAGCTGCTGCACTTCTAAAATGGAAAAACAGTCTTCAAAATGATACCCACAATAACCTACCCACTTGGACTTCCATTCCCAATAGTCCACGCAATTCTTCTGCCAATCCAAACCACAGTGCGAGCCCATGCACTTGGTTTGGTATTGCTTGCAACTCTATTGGAAGTGTCATCAGAATAAACCTCCCCAACTCTAGTTTGCAAGGTACGCTTCatgggttttctttttcttctttgccaAATGTTGCATATGTTGATCTCAGTATGAATAATCTCCTTGGCAGGATTCCATCTCAAATTAGCTCCCTGTCCAAGCTCATTTATCTTGATTTGTCCATCAACCAGTTGTCAGGAAAAATCCCACCAGAAATTGGCCTCCTAACCAATCTACAAGTCCTTCACCTTTCTGAAAATCAGTTAAATGGCTCAATTCCTAAGGAAATAGGTCGCCTAGTGTCTCTAATTGAGCTCCATCTTGCCACAAACAGTTTAGACGGTTTCATTCCTATTTCTTTATGTAACTTGAGCAACCTTGCTTTCATGCATCTCTATGAAAATGAACTTTCCGGTTTCATTCCACAAGAAATTGGAAATCTCTCTAATCTGGTTGAACTCTTCGTTGATACAAACCACCTGACGGGTCCAATTCCTTCAACTCTTGGAAACTTGAAAAGGCTAACCTACTTGTATATGTACGACAATTCCTTTTCTGGTTCTATCCCTCCAGAAGTTGGAGACTTAAAGTCCCTCAAAGAACTTAGTTTTTTTGGAAACCATCTTCACGGTTCAATTCCGGCATCATTAGGTGATCTGGGAAATCTTTCCCTTCTTCATCTTTACGGTAATAACCTTTCTGGTACCATTCCTAAAGAGATGGGAAATTTGAAGAATATCAATGATATGGAATTGAGCGAAAACCAACTCCATGGTTCTATTCCAACTTCATTTGCTAAGTTGAGCAACTTGGAAATTTTATTTCTTCGTGACAATCAACTTTCTGGTCAAATTCCTAAAGGATTTGGAGATACCATGAACTTACTTAACTTGCAGCTGGACACAAACCAGTTTACTGGTTATTTGCCCGAGAACATTTGTCGTGGTGGATCACTTCAAAATATTACTGCAAACAATAACCATTTCACTGGCCGAGTCCCCAGTAGCTTGAAAAATTGCACCAGCTTAATCAGAGTCCGTTTGGACAGTAACCAACTCATTGGAGATATATCCGACGATTTTGGTGTCTATCCAAACTTGCGATTCATAGATCTAAGCAACAATAGATTTTTTGGCAGAATCTCAAGTAATTGGGGACAATGTCAACAATTACAAACCCTGCGAATCAGTGGAAACAACGTAAGTAATACTTTACCACTCACGATTGGAAACTCGACACAGCTACGTGTACTTGATCTTTCTTTGAATCATATAGTTGGAGTGATTCCAAAAGAGATTGGAAGGTTGAGTTCTATAGTGAAATTGATGTTGAATGGGAATCAACTCTCTGGTACCATTCCTTCAGAATTTGGATCATTGACTCGTCTTGAATATATTGACATGTCCACCAACAAACTGAGCAAGTCAATTCCAAATAATTTTGGAAACTTCGTGCACTTGAACTTCTTCAATTTAAGCTACAACAATTTTAGCGGGGCGCTTCCAATTCAACTTTTGAGCTTATCTCAGATCACCACATTAGATATGAGTTTCAACTCTCTAGATGGAGAGATACCATCAGAAATTGACAAAATGCAAAGCTTGGAGACTTTGAATCTCTCCCACAATGATCTTTCTGGTTTCATTCCACCTGCTTTCGAAAAAATGCATGGCTTGTTACAAGTTGACATATCCTACAATGAATTGAAGGGTCCCATTCCTGATTGCAAAGCGTTCCAAATTGCTCCTATAGAAGCATTGCAAGGGAACAAGGAGTTGTGCGGTAACATTACAGGATTGCAACCTTGCAATCCTTCCATGATACACAAACATAGTtccaagaaaaaccaaaaattcatttttttggtCACTTTCCCTATTCTTGGAGCACTTATGGTTCTCCTTGTTTGCTTTCGAATTTTTTTCATTGTGCGAAGAAGAAACAAAGGTCCACAATCAGAAAAGGTCAACCTGTATAAAGAAGTTGTTTCGGTATCAACTTTCAATGGAAGAACAATGTACCAAGATATCATAAAAGCAACCAACGATTTTGATGGGATATATTGCATTGGGAAGGGAGGATATGGAAGTGTCTATAAAGTAAAGTTGCCTTCTGGTGAGATCGTAGCTGTGAAAAAACTCCACACACTAAGGGATAGTGAGAACGAATTCCAAAAGGAGTTCTTGAATGAGATAAGAGCATTAACAGAAATACGACATCGAAATATCATTAAATTTCATGGTTTCTGTTCAAGTGCACAGTATTCGTTTTTGGTTTATCAATACCTCGAAAGAGGTAATTTGGCTGCAATCTTGGAGAATGAAGATTCTGCCAAAGTACTGGACTGGAGCAagagattaatcattattaaagGAGTGGCTTATGCTTTGTCCTACTTGCACCATGATTGCACACCACCAATTATTCATCGAGACATCTCGAGTAGCAACATTTTGTTGGATTCTCAATATGAAGCTCGTGTTTCGGACTTTGGCTGTGCTAAACTTTTGAAGCTAGACTCTTCTAATTGGACTTCCCTTGCTGGCACATACGGATATATAGCACCCG AGCTTGCTTACACGATGAAGCCAACAGAGAAATGTGATGTATATAGCTTTGGAGTGTTGGCATTAGAAGTCATAAAGGGAAAGCATCTAGGTGATTTCATATCCATACTACAATCTTCTtcagataaagaaaaaatacagCTGATGGATGTGTTGGACCAGCGCCTTCCATCTCCAACACTTCGGGTGGAGGATGAACTAATGGTAGTTGTAAAGCTTGCAACCGACTGCTTAAATGTCCATCCACAATCTAGGCCAACCATGCATATGATTTCTAAAGTCTTATCAGCACATGCAAGGCATGCATTTCTAGAGCGGCCATCTATGTAG
- the LOC122317269 gene encoding MDIS1-interacting receptor like kinase 2-like isoform X2 produces MHLYENELSGFIPQEIGNLSNLVELFVDTNHLTGPIPSTLGNLKRLTYLYMYDNSFSGSIPPEVGDLKSLKELSFFGNHLHGSIPASLGDLGNLSLLHLYGNNLSGTIPKEMGNLKNINDMELSENQLHGSIPTSFAKLSNLEILFLRDNQLSGQIPKGFGDTMNLLNLQLDTNQFTGYLPENICRGGSLQNITANNNHFTGRVPSSLKNCTSLIRVRLDSNQLIGDISDDFGVYPNLRFIDLSNNRFFGRISSNWGQCQQLQTLRISGNNVSNTLPLTIGNSTQLRVLDLSLNHIVGVIPKEIGRLSSIVKLMLNGNQLSGTIPSEFGSLTRLEYIDMSTNKLSKSIPNNFGNFVHLNFFNLSYNNFSGALPIQLLSLSQITTLDMSFNSLDGEIPSEIDKMQSLETLNLSHNDLSGFIPPAFEKMHGLLQVDISYNELKGPIPDCKAFQIAPIEALQGNKELCGNITGLQPCNPSMIHKHSSKKNQKFIFLVTFPILGALMVLLVCFRIFFIVRRRNKGPQSEKVNLYKEVVSVSTFNGRTMYQDIIKATNDFDGIYCIGKGGYGSVYKVKLPSGEIVAVKKLHTLRDSENEFQKEFLNEIRALTEIRHRNIIKFHGFCSSAQYSFLVYQYLERGNLAAILENEDSAKVLDWSKRLIIIKGVAYALSYLHHDCTPPIIHRDISSSNILLDSQYEARVSDFGCAKLLKLDSSNWTSLAGTYGYIAPELAYTMKPTEKCDVYSFGVLALEVIKGKHLGDFISILQSSSDKEKIQLMDVLDQRLPSPTLRVEDELMVVVKLATDCLNVHPQSRPTMHMISKVLSAHARHAFLERPSM; encoded by the exons ATGCATCTCTATGAAAATGAACTTTCCGGTTTCATTCCACAAGAAATTGGAAATCTCTCTAATCTGGTTGAACTCTTCGTTGATACAAACCACCTGACGGGTCCAATTCCTTCAACTCTTGGAAACTTGAAAAGGCTAACCTACTTGTATATGTACGACAATTCCTTTTCTGGTTCTATCCCTCCAGAAGTTGGAGACTTAAAGTCCCTCAAAGAACTTAGTTTTTTTGGAAACCATCTTCACGGTTCAATTCCGGCATCATTAGGTGATCTGGGAAATCTTTCCCTTCTTCATCTTTACGGTAATAACCTTTCTGGTACCATTCCTAAAGAGATGGGAAATTTGAAGAATATCAATGATATGGAATTGAGCGAAAACCAACTCCATGGTTCTATTCCAACTTCATTTGCTAAGTTGAGCAACTTGGAAATTTTATTTCTTCGTGACAATCAACTTTCTGGTCAAATTCCTAAAGGATTTGGAGATACCATGAACTTACTTAACTTGCAGCTGGACACAAACCAGTTTACTGGTTATTTGCCCGAGAACATTTGTCGTGGTGGATCACTTCAAAATATTACTGCAAACAATAACCATTTCACTGGCCGAGTCCCCAGTAGCTTGAAAAATTGCACCAGCTTAATCAGAGTCCGTTTGGACAGTAACCAACTCATTGGAGATATATCCGACGATTTTGGTGTCTATCCAAACTTGCGATTCATAGATCTAAGCAACAATAGATTTTTTGGCAGAATCTCAAGTAATTGGGGACAATGTCAACAATTACAAACCCTGCGAATCAGTGGAAACAACGTAAGTAATACTTTACCACTCACGATTGGAAACTCGACACAGCTACGTGTACTTGATCTTTCTTTGAATCATATAGTTGGAGTGATTCCAAAAGAGATTGGAAGGTTGAGTTCTATAGTGAAATTGATGTTGAATGGGAATCAACTCTCTGGTACCATTCCTTCAGAATTTGGATCATTGACTCGTCTTGAATATATTGACATGTCCACCAACAAACTGAGCAAGTCAATTCCAAATAATTTTGGAAACTTCGTGCACTTGAACTTCTTCAATTTAAGCTACAACAATTTTAGCGGGGCGCTTCCAATTCAACTTTTGAGCTTATCTCAGATCACCACATTAGATATGAGTTTCAACTCTCTAGATGGAGAGATACCATCAGAAATTGACAAAATGCAAAGCTTGGAGACTTTGAATCTCTCCCACAATGATCTTTCTGGTTTCATTCCACCTGCTTTCGAAAAAATGCATGGCTTGTTACAAGTTGACATATCCTACAATGAATTGAAGGGTCCCATTCCTGATTGCAAAGCGTTCCAAATTGCTCCTATAGAAGCATTGCAAGGGAACAAGGAGTTGTGCGGTAACATTACAGGATTGCAACCTTGCAATCCTTCCATGATACACAAACATAGTtccaagaaaaaccaaaaattcatttttttggtCACTTTCCCTATTCTTGGAGCACTTATGGTTCTCCTTGTTTGCTTTCGAATTTTTTTCATTGTGCGAAGAAGAAACAAAGGTCCACAATCAGAAAAGGTCAACCTGTATAAAGAAGTTGTTTCGGTATCAACTTTCAATGGAAGAACAATGTACCAAGATATCATAAAAGCAACCAACGATTTTGATGGGATATATTGCATTGGGAAGGGAGGATATGGAAGTGTCTATAAAGTAAAGTTGCCTTCTGGTGAGATCGTAGCTGTGAAAAAACTCCACACACTAAGGGATAGTGAGAACGAATTCCAAAAGGAGTTCTTGAATGAGATAAGAGCATTAACAGAAATACGACATCGAAATATCATTAAATTTCATGGTTTCTGTTCAAGTGCACAGTATTCGTTTTTGGTTTATCAATACCTCGAAAGAGGTAATTTGGCTGCAATCTTGGAGAATGAAGATTCTGCCAAAGTACTGGACTGGAGCAagagattaatcattattaaagGAGTGGCTTATGCTTTGTCCTACTTGCACCATGATTGCACACCACCAATTATTCATCGAGACATCTCGAGTAGCAACATTTTGTTGGATTCTCAATATGAAGCTCGTGTTTCGGACTTTGGCTGTGCTAAACTTTTGAAGCTAGACTCTTCTAATTGGACTTCCCTTGCTGGCACATACGGATATATAGCACCCG AGCTTGCTTACACGATGAAGCCAACAGAGAAATGTGATGTATATAGCTTTGGAGTGTTGGCATTAGAAGTCATAAAGGGAAAGCATCTAGGTGATTTCATATCCATACTACAATCTTCTtcagataaagaaaaaatacagCTGATGGATGTGTTGGACCAGCGCCTTCCATCTCCAACACTTCGGGTGGAGGATGAACTAATGGTAGTTGTAAAGCTTGCAACCGACTGCTTAAATGTCCATCCACAATCTAGGCCAACCATGCATATGATTTCTAAAGTCTTATCAGCACATGCAAGGCATGCATTTCTAGAGCGGCCATCTATGTAG